In Mixta intestinalis, the following are encoded in one genomic region:
- the aroL gene encoding shikimate kinase AroL, whose translation MSSPVFLIGARGCGKTTVGAALALALNYEFCDTDHHLQQVTGKTVADIVAAEGWEGFRQRETESLMAVSAPQTVIATGGGMVLAEINRRFMREQGQVIWLQANAAVLAARLSAYPQSAQRPTLTGRPITEEMSEVLKQREVLYRDAAHHVIDAMQAPERVAAQILAALARSDRSGISLTG comes from the coding sequence ATGTCATCACCTGTTTTTTTAATCGGCGCGCGTGGCTGCGGTAAAACCACCGTCGGTGCCGCGCTGGCGCTGGCACTGAACTATGAATTCTGCGATACCGATCATCATCTCCAGCAGGTTACCGGCAAAACGGTAGCCGATATTGTGGCGGCGGAAGGCTGGGAAGGGTTTCGCCAGCGCGAAACCGAGTCGCTGATGGCGGTTAGCGCACCGCAAACCGTTATCGCTACCGGTGGTGGCATGGTACTGGCAGAGATTAATCGTCGCTTTATGCGCGAGCAGGGACAGGTTATTTGGCTTCAGGCTAACGCCGCTGTGCTGGCTGCGCGCCTCTCTGCTTATCCGCAAAGCGCCCAGCGGCCTACGTTGACGGGGCGACCGATTACGGAAGAAATGTCAGAGGTGCTGAAACAGCGGGAAGTGCTCTACCGGGATGCGGCCCATCACGTTATTGATGCGATGCAGGCACCTGAACGGGTAGCGGCGCAGATTCTGGCGGCGCTGGCACGTAGCGATCGCTCAGGTATCAGCCTCACTGGTTAG
- a CDS encoding YaiA family protein, producing MPTRPPYPREARIVQVDKGAAGQSVTRYELRADHPKPNSLISEHESEQEARDAKERYENSDKD from the coding sequence ATGCCAACCAGACCACCTTACCCACGCGAAGCCCGAATTGTACAGGTTGATAAAGGCGCTGCCGGACAGAGCGTTACACGCTATGAGCTACGTGCCGATCATCCCAAGCCTAATTCGCTGATTAGCGAACATGAAAGCGAGCAGGAAGCGCGGGATGCAAAAGAGCGCTACGAAAACAGCGATAAAGATTAG